A section of the Pediococcus inopinatus genome encodes:
- a CDS encoding TetR/AcrR family transcriptional regulator, translating into MAKMFLDAQFKIDKRKQQTESKLIQTLKQKWQEGIGFDQIEIKALCESAGVSRATFYRHHQGIEDVVMVQFLMAISEFEQKIDALNRVNFENGSITVIDVIYANLDLIKMVKWSHMQAKIQDLFGGTALKILISRDYSKEAKNFISEYLGTAIFNFAQQIADAKEPMPKAEALRLYRLLLPNRL; encoded by the coding sequence ATGGCAAAAATGTTTTTAGATGCGCAATTTAAAATTGATAAACGCAAACAACAAACGGAATCAAAATTAATTCAAACACTCAAGCAAAAATGGCAAGAGGGCATCGGTTTTGATCAAATTGAAATCAAAGCATTATGTGAAAGTGCAGGAGTTTCAAGAGCGACATTTTACCGACATCATCAAGGAATTGAAGATGTTGTGATGGTTCAGTTTCTAATGGCCATTTCTGAATTTGAACAGAAGATAGATGCGTTAAATCGGGTGAATTTTGAGAACGGCAGTATCACAGTTATTGATGTGATATATGCAAATCTAGATTTGATTAAAATGGTTAAATGGAGTCATATGCAAGCTAAGATTCAGGATTTATTTGGCGGAACAGCGTTGAAAATCCTAATTTCACGTGATTATTCAAAAGAAGCTAAGAATTTTATTAGTGAATATTTGGGTACGGCAATCTTCAATTTTGCGCAACAAATTGCTGACGCAAAAGAACCCATGCCCAAAGCAGAGGCCTTGCGATTGTATCGATTACTATTACCCAACAGGTTGTGA
- a CDS encoding NAD(P)-dependent oxidoreductase, whose translation MKIGIIGATGNFGNVVFNEAQDRGHEVTAIVRNAAKAKKMLGDDIKVIEKDALSLTKADLSGFDAIVNASAIQPAYLNLDLATKLVSFFREDEHTHLLFISGASSLIKADGTIQINDILKTFAGQPWIDTPLQQVHELQFLQWIDNVKWTVMTPQSDFIAGDKTKYRLGTNEIMTDKNGKSQVSFGNFAAALVDELETPKHVQQQFTVVDD comes from the coding sequence ATGAAAATTGGAATTATTGGTGCCACCGGTAACTTTGGTAACGTTGTTTTTAATGAAGCACAGGATCGTGGTCATGAAGTCACGGCCATTGTTCGGAATGCAGCTAAGGCTAAAAAAATGCTTGGTGATGATATAAAGGTCATCGAAAAAGACGCCCTCTCACTTACCAAAGCGGACCTGAGCGGTTTTGATGCGATTGTTAACGCATCTGCGATCCAACCAGCCTATCTAAACTTGGATCTTGCAACAAAACTAGTTAGCTTCTTCCGTGAGGATGAGCATACCCACTTATTATTCATCTCTGGAGCAAGTTCCTTAATCAAAGCTGATGGTACGATCCAGATCAACGACATTTTAAAAACATTTGCTGGACAACCTTGGATCGATACTCCCCTGCAACAAGTTCATGAACTACAATTTCTACAATGGATTGATAATGTGAAATGGACTGTTATGACCCCACAAAGTGACTTTATTGCTGGTGATAAGACTAAGTATCGCCTTGGAACTAACGAAATTATGACCGATAAAAATGGCAAATCTCAAGTTTCATTTGGTAATTTTGCCGCAGCTTTAGTTGATGAGTTAGAAACACCTAAACACGTTCAACAACAGTTCACCGTCGTTGATGATTAA
- a CDS encoding ring-cleaving dioxygenase has protein sequence MNTNLLGLHHITAITSSSPKIFKFMTEILGLHLIKKTVNQDDVRTYHLYFTDDMGKAGTDLTFFDFPGIPKGKQGKNGITRIGFRVPNDKALDWWQDRFDEFDVRHKEIKTRFGAKYLYFYDFDDQQYQLVSDEINHGVPAGDPYRHSPVPAEYAISGLGPSFVTVDYPEQLNKVLTEVMGFTKLDTEDGKTLYELHDSGHGAQIVTETSVVLPDQFQGFGTVHHMAFRTEDAESLNWWIKRIQGARLAQSGLVDRFYFKSEYFRPGRGVLFEIATDGPGFLLDETYEEAGVHLELPPFLEDQREDIEGHLVDFNTEQKTED, from the coding sequence ATGAATACAAATTTACTGGGACTTCACCACATCACCGCGATTACTTCTAGCTCACCAAAGATCTTTAAATTTATGACCGAGATTCTTGGGTTACATCTAATCAAAAAAACGGTTAATCAAGACGACGTTCGTACCTATCATTTATACTTTACAGATGATATGGGAAAAGCCGGAACAGATTTGACATTCTTTGATTTTCCTGGTATTCCAAAGGGTAAACAAGGAAAAAACGGTATTACTCGGATTGGATTCCGTGTTCCAAATGACAAGGCCCTTGACTGGTGGCAAGACCGCTTTGACGAATTTGATGTTCGTCACAAAGAAATTAAAACGCGTTTTGGAGCCAAGTACCTTTATTTCTATGATTTTGACGATCAGCAATATCAACTTGTATCAGATGAAATTAATCATGGGGTTCCGGCTGGCGATCCATATCGTCACAGTCCCGTACCTGCAGAATACGCCATCAGCGGCTTAGGACCTTCCTTTGTCACGGTTGACTATCCCGAACAATTAAATAAGGTCTTAACTGAAGTGATGGGCTTCACAAAATTGGATACTGAAGATGGCAAAACTCTTTATGAATTACACGACAGCGGCCATGGCGCCCAAATTGTCACAGAAACAAGCGTTGTGCTACCAGATCAATTCCAAGGTTTCGGAACTGTGCATCACATGGCGTTTCGAACTGAGGATGCCGAAAGTCTGAATTGGTGGATCAAACGGATTCAAGGAGCACGCCTTGCCCAATCTGGGTTAGTGGATCGATTCTACTTCAAGTCAGAATACTTCCGTCCTGGTCGTGGCGTACTCTTTGAAATTGCTACCGATGGCCCTGGATTCTTACTAGATGAAACTTATGAAGAAGCTGGCGTTCATTTGGAATTACCACCTTTCTTGGAAGATCAACGTGAAGATATTGAAGGACACCTTGTAGATTTTAATACGGAACAAAAAACGGAGGATTAA
- a CDS encoding TetR/AcrR family transcriptional regulator, whose protein sequence is MKKRILNEERVVEAATELAAKSGFETVTLSRVAKRLDIQPQSMYRYTKNTEDLRAKVFAKSMQELVDQLYQSLIGLSGAAALIQLTYTVAFDKYSDVIPHDFAAVSKYLKYVDVATQYHRLYDMLPLYLGQLTRDAETIRRGTALLSDFMLGESVNSHDNDGNSIEVRQADFKKSVAQILMMLEES, encoded by the coding sequence ATGAAAAAAAGAATTTTAAATGAAGAACGTGTTGTGGAGGCTGCTACCGAACTTGCAGCAAAAAGCGGTTTTGAAACAGTTACTTTAAGTCGGGTTGCGAAACGTCTAGATATTCAGCCTCAATCCATGTATCGCTATACAAAAAATACCGAAGACCTGCGAGCTAAGGTTTTTGCGAAAAGCATGCAAGAATTGGTGGACCAGCTTTATCAATCTTTAATTGGATTAAGTGGAGCAGCGGCACTTATCCAATTAACATACACTGTGGCATTTGATAAATATAGTGATGTCATTCCCCATGATTTTGCGGCGGTATCCAAGTATTTAAAGTACGTAGATGTCGCGACACAATATCACCGCTTATATGACATGTTACCTTTATACCTGGGACAACTTACGCGTGATGCTGAGACGATTCGGCGTGGGACCGCATTGCTTTCTGACTTCATGCTCGGAGAATCAGTCAATTCGCATGATAATGATGGAAATAGTATTGAAGTGAGACAGGCTGATTTTAAAAAGAGCGTAGCACAAATCTTGATGATGTTAGAAGAATCATAA